A genomic segment from Psychrobacter arcticus 273-4 encodes:
- the dut gene encoding dUTP diphosphatase: MQAVQVKVLNPKITEDKAFSLPTRATDGSAGIDLRACIDEPLTIKAGTTHLIGTGLAIYIQDPNFAGMILPRSGLGHKHGIVLGNLVGLIDADYQGELMVSIWNRSLEDFVLNPAERMAQYVVVPVARPEFEVVTEFSDTSARGAGGFGHSGRQ, from the coding sequence ATGCAAGCTGTACAAGTTAAAGTATTAAACCCTAAAATTACTGAAGATAAAGCGTTTTCTTTGCCAACTCGTGCTACTGATGGCAGTGCTGGTATTGATTTGCGCGCTTGTATTGATGAGCCTTTGACGATTAAAGCTGGGACAACGCATTTGATTGGTACTGGTCTGGCGATTTATATCCAAGATCCTAACTTTGCAGGGATGATTTTACCGCGTTCAGGTCTTGGTCATAAGCATGGTATTGTTTTAGGTAATTTAGTCGGCTTGATTGATGCGGATTATCAAGGTGAGCTGATGGTCAGTATTTGGAATCGTAGCCTGGAAGACTTTGTCCTCAATCCAGCAGAACGCATGGCACAATATGTGGTTGTCCCTGTTGCCCGTCCTGAATTTGAAGTCGTGACAGAGTTTAGCGATACCAGTGCCCGCGGTGCTGGTGGTTTTGGACATTCCGGTCGTCAATAA
- the mgtE gene encoding magnesium transporter: protein MPVPTPNSERPLTRQGDYNPAESNAEYKLLYLQQLVADKAYEAITEFLGRQSEYEIANLLESFPTQSRLLIWAQVPDNIKGEVLAELEFDTRQPLMENISSKEISLFTQDLDAQDISEILDTVTESVRTSVMATLDEDIRIQVNKLDTYADWEVGSYMDPELIQVREDMTLADVQKWLRENIDLLDDESQELLVVDQSQQLLGLLSLVDLIKHKQSTLVADLIDTAITINDRLDIQDAAAIFRSEDIRFAPVINSHGELVGQLNGEDIMEIIQDDVDSTMKNLAGVSQDEELFAPILTSAKSRSIWLGINLCTALLAAAVIGQFEAVLAKVVALAILMPVVASMGGIAGSQTLTVVIRGMAMGQIGGSNRVWLLNKELWVGAINGIIWAIIMAFIAQLWFHNIKISAVIGLAIAINMTAANVSGISIPLMLKRMNIDPALSASVILTTVTDIVGFMSFLGLASVLIL, encoded by the coding sequence ATGCCCGTTCCTACGCCGAATTCTGAACGACCATTAACCCGACAGGGAGATTATAATCCGGCTGAATCTAACGCTGAGTATAAACTACTCTACTTGCAACAGTTGGTGGCAGATAAAGCGTACGAGGCGATTACTGAGTTTTTAGGGAGGCAGTCAGAATATGAGATTGCCAACTTATTAGAGTCATTCCCGACTCAGAGCCGACTACTGATTTGGGCGCAAGTACCAGACAACATCAAAGGTGAAGTGCTAGCTGAGCTAGAGTTTGATACACGCCAGCCATTGATGGAAAATATCTCTTCCAAAGAGATATCGCTGTTTACCCAAGATCTTGATGCGCAAGATATCTCAGAGATTCTAGACACGGTCACCGAAAGTGTGCGTACTTCGGTGATGGCGACTTTGGATGAAGATATACGCATTCAGGTCAATAAACTCGATACCTATGCCGACTGGGAAGTTGGCAGCTATATGGATCCTGAGCTTATTCAGGTGCGAGAAGATATGACGCTGGCTGACGTGCAGAAATGGTTGCGAGAAAATATTGATTTACTGGATGATGAAAGCCAAGAGCTATTGGTCGTCGATCAAAGCCAGCAATTACTCGGCTTATTAAGTCTGGTTGATTTGATTAAACATAAGCAGAGCACCCTAGTTGCGGATTTGATTGATACCGCAATTACCATCAATGATCGCTTGGACATTCAGGATGCCGCGGCGATTTTTCGCTCAGAGGATATTCGTTTTGCCCCAGTGATTAACAGTCATGGCGAGCTGGTTGGTCAACTAAACGGTGAGGACATCATGGAGATTATCCAAGATGATGTCGACAGCACCATGAAAAACTTGGCTGGCGTCAGTCAAGATGAAGAGCTGTTTGCGCCTATTTTGACCAGCGCCAAAAGCCGTAGTATTTGGCTCGGTATCAATTTATGCACCGCGCTGTTAGCCGCGGCTGTGATTGGACAGTTTGAGGCAGTACTGGCAAAAGTGGTGGCGCTGGCGATACTGATGCCCGTGGTGGCCAGTATGGGCGGTATTGCAGGCTCGCAGACACTTACCGTCGTCATTCGCGGTATGGCAATGGGACAAATCGGTGGCTCTAACCGCGTATGGTTATTAAATAAAGAGCTGTGGGTTGGGGCGATAAACGGTATCATATGGGCGATAATCATGGCGTTTATTGCGCAATTGTGGTTTCATAACATAAAAATCAGTGCAGTTATTGGTCTGGCGATTGCGATTAATATGACTGCCGCCAATGTCTCGGGCATTAGTATTCCGCTGATGCTGAAACGCATGAATATCGATCCGGCATTATCTGCTTCCGTTATCCTGACTACGGTAACGGATATTGTCGGCTTTATGTCATTCTTGGGCTTGGCGAGCGTACTGATTCTTTAG
- a CDS encoding UvrD-helicase domain-containing protein, with amino-acid sequence MSQLNPKQQEAMLYVSGPLLVLAGAGSGKTSVITRKIAYLIEECNMPAERITAVTFTNKAAREMKARVSKLLPSEKTRGLTVSTFHQFGLQFLRYELLHTPLKGNFSIMDSDDSKRLLMELMMRDNLSGAESRELVGKAIKMISDWKNDLIEPDKAMETLDDPEDMIFATLYALYERNLRAYNAVDFDDLIVLPTKILRENRELRDKWQNRIRYLLVDEYQDTNTAQYEMIKYLVGPQGRFTVVGDDDQSIYAWRGAKPENMGLLKEDFPKLKIVMLEQNYRSTTRILTSANAVITNNEHLFEKKLWSDKGQGEKIRIINCRNDDDESERVAKEIVTHKLRFGNEWEQYAVLYRSNFQARMLEAQLRQLQVPYKLSGGQSFFARSEIKDVMSYLRLILNPEDDSAFLRVINTPKRGMGPATLEKLGLFSQEHSISLLASCTHAGLAHVLPSKAYSTLKEFGDFIEHYTRELDQHPDPVPIVRQMIDETGYIDFVRSDSKTPQQEKNRIDNIDMLYTSIQSLINRAEEDEDRTIDTIIRKLVLLDMLEQQQEEENTNKVNLMTLHAAKGLEFDFVYIMGLEEEMLPHRNSILSETVEEERRLMYVGITRARRELTLTLATQRRAGGQMRVTSESRFLDELPEDHIDWPAKAKKQKATKDPAAVADEYLANIRALLGNR; translated from the coding sequence ATGAGTCAACTTAATCCCAAACAACAAGAAGCCATGCTCTACGTATCCGGTCCGCTGCTGGTATTAGCAGGTGCCGGCTCCGGTAAGACCTCAGTGATTACGCGCAAAATTGCTTATTTGATTGAAGAATGTAATATGCCAGCTGAGCGCATCACCGCGGTGACCTTTACCAATAAAGCGGCGCGTGAGATGAAAGCTCGAGTCAGTAAATTGCTACCGAGTGAAAAGACGCGTGGGCTGACAGTATCAACCTTTCACCAGTTTGGGCTACAGTTTTTGCGTTATGAGCTGCTTCATACGCCCCTTAAGGGCAACTTCTCCATCATGGACAGCGATGATAGCAAGCGTCTGCTGATGGAGCTGATGATGCGTGACAACTTAAGTGGCGCTGAAAGTCGAGAGTTGGTCGGCAAAGCGATAAAAATGATTTCTGATTGGAAAAACGATTTGATTGAGCCGGATAAGGCGATGGAAACCTTAGACGATCCAGAAGATATGATTTTTGCGACGCTTTATGCGCTGTATGAGCGAAATCTGCGGGCTTATAATGCGGTCGATTTTGATGACTTGATTGTATTGCCGACCAAAATCTTACGTGAAAACAGAGAGCTACGTGACAAGTGGCAAAACCGTATTCGCTATTTGTTGGTCGATGAATATCAAGATACCAATACGGCTCAGTATGAGATGATTAAATATCTGGTCGGACCGCAAGGGCGCTTTACCGTCGTTGGTGATGATGACCAATCTATTTACGCATGGCGCGGTGCTAAACCTGAAAACATGGGGCTGCTCAAAGAAGATTTTCCTAAGCTAAAAATCGTCATGCTTGAACAAAATTATCGCTCGACCACGCGTATTTTAACTTCAGCAAATGCGGTTATTACTAATAATGAGCATTTATTTGAAAAGAAACTCTGGTCAGACAAAGGTCAAGGCGAAAAAATTCGAATTATTAACTGCCGTAATGATGATGATGAGTCTGAGCGCGTCGCCAAAGAAATCGTCACTCATAAACTGCGCTTTGGCAATGAATGGGAACAATACGCGGTTCTCTATCGTAGTAACTTTCAGGCGCGGATGCTTGAAGCACAACTTCGTCAATTGCAAGTACCTTATAAATTGTCCGGTGGTCAATCATTCTTTGCCCGTAGTGAAATCAAAGACGTTATGAGCTACTTGCGTCTGATTTTAAACCCAGAAGACGACAGTGCATTTTTACGGGTGATTAATACACCCAAGCGCGGTATGGGACCAGCCACGCTCGAAAAGCTTGGCTTATTTTCACAAGAGCATAGCATCTCACTACTTGCCTCTTGTACGCATGCCGGTCTTGCTCATGTCTTGCCATCAAAAGCTTACAGCACGCTAAAAGAGTTTGGCGATTTTATTGAGCATTACACTCGTGAGCTTGATCAACATCCTGACCCTGTACCAATCGTACGCCAGATGATTGATGAGACTGGTTATATTGATTTTGTCCGCAGTGACTCTAAAACACCGCAGCAAGAAAAAAACCGTATTGATAATATCGATATGCTTTATACCAGTATCCAATCGCTGATTAATCGCGCTGAAGAAGACGAAGATCGGACGATTGATACCATCATTCGCAAGTTGGTATTGCTTGATATGCTTGAGCAGCAGCAAGAAGAAGAAAATACCAATAAAGTCAATCTGATGACCTTACATGCCGCCAAGGGCTTGGAATTTGATTTCGTGTATATCATGGGTCTGGAGGAAGAGATGCTACCGCATCGCAACTCAATTTTAAGCGAGACGGTCGAAGAAGAACGACGCTTGATGTATGTGGGCATTACTCGCGCGCGTCGTGAGCTAACCTTGACATTAGCCACCCAGCGGCGTGCTGGCGGTCAAATGCGCGTGACCTCTGAATCACGGTTTTTAGATGAGTTGCCAGAAGATCATATCGACTGGCCTGCCAAAGCAAAAAAACAAAAAGCCACCAAAGACCCCGCAGCAGTCGCTGATGAATACTTGGCTAACATTCGGGCTTTATTAGGCAATCGCTAA
- the ndhC gene encoding NADH-quinone oxidoreductase subunit A produces MSAFNWSAIAFILAAIALVVFMLVVPRLLGGRSHGSQKEEIFEAGVVGSGNARIRLSAKFYLVAIFFVIFDLEALYLYAYAVSVREAGWLGFAAAAIFITILIIGLVYELSLGAMNWAPADKLRKKARLYAAPAGFSLADITKFDGVDELMVDPTGKIPAQSSGQINVSNNIETNRRHLQNIDHINTTGNVTSVDFATSAQTDNIKR; encoded by the coding sequence ATGTCTGCTTTTAATTGGTCAGCCATTGCTTTTATTTTAGCCGCCATTGCGCTAGTTGTGTTTATGTTGGTCGTACCGCGTCTACTTGGCGGTCGCTCTCATGGTTCACAAAAAGAAGAGATATTTGAAGCGGGTGTTGTCGGATCTGGCAACGCCCGTATTCGTTTGTCCGCCAAATTCTATTTGGTGGCCATCTTCTTTGTTATTTTTGATCTAGAAGCCCTCTACTTATATGCTTATGCCGTTTCGGTACGTGAAGCTGGATGGCTTGGCTTTGCTGCTGCCGCTATATTTATCACCATCTTGATCATTGGCTTAGTATACGAGCTGAGTCTGGGTGCGATGAACTGGGCGCCAGCTGATAAGCTGCGCAAAAAAGCGCGCCTATATGCTGCACCTGCTGGCTTTAGTCTAGCGGACATCACTAAGTTCGATGGCGTTGATGAGCTAATGGTTGATCCTACGGGCAAGATACCTGCGCAGTCTTCAGGACAGATTAATGTTTCAAACAATATTGAGACCAATCGTCGTCACTTGCAAAACATCGATCACATTAACACCACGGGCAATGTGACTTCTGTGGACTTTGCGACGTCTGCGCAAACAGACAATATTAAGCGTTAA